A stretch of Vannielia litorea DNA encodes these proteins:
- a CDS encoding DUF1513 domain-containing protein, producing MIPRRAFLASLAAAAALPRASWADAGAPAFLAAARAPSGAFTLCGLSAAGALRFRLPLPDRGHAAAAHPTRPEAVAFARRPGRFAVVIDCASGRQTARLDAPEGRHFQGHGAFLEGGTVLATSENDFATGAGVIGLWAPDEGYTRIGELPSGGIGPHELLTLPDDRSLLVANGGLRTEEGSREVLNLDTMRPNLAVVTPDRGVRELAELPEALWPNSIRHLALRPDGRAGFAMQWQGDPSEAVPLLGLWQAGAPLRLCEPPPARALAMRGYAGSVAFSGDGQALAITSPRGGEVQLFDAETATLTAHWRRPDICGLAPLGAGFLASDGMGGLFALATDGSATPLARHEAAWDNHLVPVRPA from the coding sequence ATGATCCCGCGCCGCGCCTTCCTCGCCAGCCTCGCCGCCGCCGCCGCCCTGCCCCGCGCCTCCTGGGCCGACGCCGGCGCGCCCGCCTTTCTCGCGGCGGCCCGCGCGCCCTCCGGCGCCTTCACCCTCTGCGGCCTCTCCGCCGCAGGCGCCCTGCGCTTCCGCCTGCCCCTGCCCGACCGTGGCCATGCCGCCGCAGCCCACCCCACACGCCCCGAGGCGGTGGCCTTCGCCCGCCGCCCCGGCCGCTTTGCCGTGGTGATCGACTGCGCCTCCGGCCGCCAGACCGCCCGGCTCGACGCGCCCGAAGGGCGGCACTTCCAGGGTCACGGCGCCTTTCTGGAAGGCGGCACCGTGCTAGCGACCTCCGAGAACGACTTCGCCACCGGCGCGGGCGTCATCGGCCTCTGGGCACCCGACGAGGGCTACACGCGCATCGGCGAGCTGCCCTCGGGCGGCATCGGCCCGCACGAGTTACTCACCCTGCCCGATGACCGCAGCCTGCTCGTCGCCAACGGCGGGCTGCGCACCGAAGAGGGCAGCCGCGAGGTGCTGAACCTCGACACCATGCGCCCCAACCTCGCCGTGGTCACGCCCGACCGGGGCGTGAGGGAGCTGGCCGAACTGCCCGAGGCCCTCTGGCCCAACTCCATTCGCCACCTCGCCCTGCGCCCGGACGGGCGCGCGGGCTTCGCCATGCAGTGGCAGGGCGACCCCTCCGAGGCGGTGCCGCTGCTGGGCCTCTGGCAGGCCGGCGCACCCTTGCGGCTCTGCGAGCCCCCGCCCGCCCGCGCACTGGCGATGCGCGGCTACGCCGGCTCGGTCGCCTTTTCGGGTGACGGACAGGCGCTGGCCATCACCTCGCCCCGCGGCGGCGAGGTGCAGCTCTTCGATGCCGAAACCGCCACGCTCACGGCCCACTGGCGCCGCCCCGACATCTGCGGGCTGGCGCCCCTGGGCGCGGGCTTTCTCGCCTCCGACGGGATGGGCGGCCTCTTCGCGCTGGCGACCGACGGCAGCGCCACGCCGCTGGCCCGCCACGAGGCCGCCTGGGACAATCACCTCGTTCCGGTGCGCCCGGCCTGA
- a CDS encoding S-methyl-5'-thioadenosine phosphorylase, translated as MKRMIGIIGGSGLYDIDGLQDARWLTLDTPWGPPSDAIFTGTLGGVPLAFLPRHGRGHVHTPSTVPYRANIAALKMLGVTDVVSISACGSFREEMAPGDFVLVDQFIDRTFAREKSFFSTGCVAHVSMAHPTCPALGAEVAEAARGAGATVHPHGTYLAMEGPQFSSVAESRMYRSWGCDVIGMTNMPEAKLAREAELCYASLAMVTDYDSWHEGHDTVDITEILATLQGNSARAKETIANLPARLGAEHAPCPHGCDTALDHAIMTAPEARDPALLDRLKAIAARVL; from the coding sequence ATGAAACGAATGATCGGCATCATCGGCGGGTCGGGTCTTTATGACATCGACGGGCTGCAAGACGCCCGCTGGCTGACCCTCGACACCCCTTGGGGGCCGCCGTCGGATGCCATCTTCACCGGCACGCTGGGCGGGGTGCCGCTGGCCTTCCTGCCCCGCCACGGGCGCGGCCATGTGCACACGCCCTCCACCGTGCCCTACCGCGCCAACATCGCCGCGCTGAAGATGCTGGGCGTGACCGACGTGGTCTCGATCTCCGCCTGCGGCTCCTTCCGCGAGGAGATGGCGCCGGGGGACTTCGTGCTGGTCGACCAGTTCATCGACCGCACCTTCGCCCGCGAGAAGAGCTTCTTCTCCACCGGCTGCGTAGCCCATGTCAGCATGGCGCACCCCACCTGCCCCGCGCTTGGGGCCGAGGTGGCCGAGGCCGCGCGCGGCGCCGGGGCCACCGTCCATCCGCACGGCACCTACCTGGCGATGGAGGGCCCGCAGTTCAGCTCGGTGGCCGAGTCCCGGATGTACCGGAGCTGGGGCTGCGACGTGATCGGCATGACCAACATGCCCGAGGCCAAGCTCGCCCGTGAAGCCGAGCTCTGCTACGCCTCGCTGGCCATGGTCACCGATTACGACAGCTGGCACGAGGGCCACGACACCGTCGACATCACCGAGATCCTCGCCACGCTGCAGGGCAACTCCGCCCGCGCCAAAGAGACCATCGCCAACCTGCCCGCGCGCCTCGGCGCCGAACACGCCCCCTGCCCGCACGGCTGCGACACGGCGCTCGACCACGCCATCATGACCGCGCCCGAGGCCCGCGACCCGGCGCTCCTCGACCGCCTGAAAGCCATCGCCGCCCGCGTGCTCTGA
- the kynU gene encoding kynureninase, with protein MDLIADARARDADDPLAPRRARYLIPEGVIYLDGNSLGPASHAALAALEVAARQEWAEGLIRSWNAAGWFEMPLALGDRIGRLVGAGAGSVACCDTISVNLYKVLHACLALRPDRRVILAEATSFPTDLYIAEGVCAAAGARLVLAEGPVEAALTDEVAAMLVNHVDYRSGALRDMAGLSAAAQAAGALAVWDLSHSAGALEVALDRDGADFAVGCTYKYLNGGPGAPGFVYAAARHHGSIRQPVSGWWGHARPFAFEPGYAAAEGVKAFLAGTQPVLSMRTLAGALEDWEGVGMAEVRAKSRAMTEAFIGWVEAVCPELELGSPREAAARGSQVSFRHANGYEIMQALIARGVIGDFRAPDVLRFGFAPLYLSFEEVARAVLALREVLASGEWREARFAERGAVT; from the coding sequence ATGGACCTGATTGCCGACGCCCGTGCCCGCGATGCCGATGACCCGCTTGCCCCGAGGCGGGCGCGCTACCTGATCCCGGAAGGGGTGATCTACCTCGATGGCAACTCGCTCGGCCCCGCCAGCCACGCAGCCCTGGCGGCGCTCGAGGTGGCGGCGCGCCAGGAATGGGCCGAGGGGCTGATCCGCTCGTGGAACGCGGCGGGGTGGTTCGAGATGCCGCTGGCGCTGGGCGACCGGATCGGGCGGCTGGTGGGCGCGGGTGCGGGCAGCGTGGCCTGCTGCGACACGATCTCGGTGAACCTCTACAAGGTGCTGCACGCCTGCCTTGCCCTGCGCCCCGACCGGCGCGTGATCCTGGCGGAGGCGACGAGCTTTCCCACCGATCTCTACATCGCCGAGGGGGTCTGCGCGGCGGCGGGGGCGCGGCTGGTGCTGGCGGAGGGGCCGGTGGAGGCCGCACTCACGGATGAGGTTGCGGCGATGCTGGTCAACCACGTCGACTACCGCAGCGGGGCGCTGCGCGACATGGCGGGGCTGAGCGCGGCGGCGCAGGCGGCGGGCGCGCTGGCGGTCTGGGACCTGTCGCATTCGGCGGGGGCGCTGGAGGTGGCGCTGGACCGCGACGGCGCCGATTTTGCCGTGGGCTGCACCTACAAGTATCTCAACGGCGGGCCGGGCGCGCCGGGCTTCGTCTACGCGGCCGCGCGCCACCATGGCAGCATCCGCCAGCCGGTGAGCGGCTGGTGGGGCCACGCGCGGCCCTTCGCCTTCGAGCCGGGCTATGCGGCCGCGGAGGGGGTGAAGGCCTTTCTCGCCGGCACGCAGCCGGTGCTCTCGATGCGCACGCTGGCGGGCGCGCTGGAGGATTGGGAGGGGGTCGGGATGGCGGAGGTGCGGGCCAAGAGCCGCGCGATGACCGAGGCCTTCATCGGCTGGGTCGAAGCCGTCTGCCCGGAGCTGGAGCTGGGCTCGCCGCGCGAGGCCGCGGCGCGGGGCAGCCAGGTGTCGTTCCGCCACGCGAACGGCTACGAGATCATGCAGGCGCTGATCGCGCGGGGCGTGATCGGGGATTTCCGCGCGCCGGACGTGCTGCGCTTCGGCTTTGCGCCGCTCTACCTGAGCTTCGAAGAGGTGGCGCGGGCGGTGCTGGCGCTGCGCGAGGTGCTGGCGAGCGGCGAATGGCGCGAGGCGCGGTTTGCCGAGCGCGGCGCGGTGACCTGA
- a CDS encoding tetratricopeptide repeat protein: MVSKWLIAALALGVAPVAAAAEGCDTAVLVEPEKRAEVLRSIREAETEMEARGHANAMWDIWATAPDARAQELLDEGMDRREAHDFEGAIKAFDALVDYCPGYAEGYNQRAFIRFMQRDYAPALTDLEAAITRAPDHFAAIAGKALTLMGLGRNGEAKTALEEALGLNPWLPERGLMGMLENQDI, from the coding sequence ATGGTTAGCAAATGGTTGATAGCGGCACTGGCCCTTGGCGTTGCCCCGGTGGCGGCAGCGGCGGAGGGGTGCGACACGGCGGTGCTGGTGGAGCCGGAGAAGCGGGCCGAGGTCTTGCGGTCGATCCGCGAGGCGGAGACCGAGATGGAGGCCCGCGGCCACGCCAATGCCATGTGGGATATCTGGGCGACCGCGCCCGATGCCCGCGCCCAGGAACTGCTCGACGAGGGCATGGACCGGCGCGAGGCCCATGACTTCGAGGGGGCGATCAAGGCCTTCGATGCGCTGGTCGATTACTGCCCCGGCTATGCCGAGGGCTACAACCAGCGCGCCTTCATCCGATTCATGCAGCGCGACTACGCCCCCGCGCTGACGGACCTCGAGGCCGCGATCACCCGCGCCCCCGACCATTTTGCCGCGATCGCCGGCAAGGCGCTGACCCTGATGGGGCTCGGCCGCAACGGCGAGGCGAAGACGGCGCTGGAGGAGGCGCTGGGGCTGAACCCCTGGCTGCCCGAGCGCGGCCTGATGGGGATGCTGGAGAACCAGGACATCTGA
- a CDS encoding imelysin family protein — protein MRQLAAALALLAAPLHAGVPEAIDGHILPRHAAFAEAAAALDAAAQADCTADGLKPSYHAAFDAWIGVQHLALGPLQEIGGPLALQFWPDTKGFTARQLAMALKSEAPETVTREGFAGQSVAVQGFMALERMLYDEALSAYPAETYACALTRAIAHDIATKAATLAADWPATAEALRSAGAPGNATYLAPAEAAQALFTALIAGIEYNDDARLARPLGSFDKPRPTLAEAWRSGRSQRNLALSLAALEEFAALLADGAAPETRKLFESTQAWLAGLDEPRLAGVSEPTARMGIESLASYLSALKETAAAELGAHLDVGQGFNALDGD, from the coding sequence ATGCGCCAGCTCGCCGCCGCCCTCGCCCTCCTCGCCGCCCCGCTCCACGCGGGCGTGCCCGAGGCTATCGACGGCCACATCCTCCCGCGCCATGCCGCCTTCGCCGAGGCCGCCGCCGCGCTCGATGCCGCCGCACAGGCAGATTGCACGGCAGACGGCCTCAAGCCGTCCTACCACGCCGCCTTCGATGCCTGGATCGGCGTTCAGCACCTCGCGCTCGGCCCCCTGCAAGAGATCGGCGGCCCCCTCGCGCTGCAGTTCTGGCCCGATACCAAGGGCTTCACCGCCCGCCAGCTCGCGATGGCTCTGAAGTCCGAGGCGCCCGAGACCGTCACGCGCGAGGGCTTTGCAGGGCAATCCGTCGCCGTGCAGGGCTTCATGGCGCTGGAGCGCATGCTCTACGACGAGGCTTTATCGGCCTACCCCGCCGAGACCTACGCCTGCGCCCTGACCCGCGCCATTGCCCATGACATCGCCACCAAGGCCGCCACCCTCGCCGCCGACTGGCCCGCCACCGCCGAGGCCCTGCGCAGCGCCGGCGCGCCCGGCAACGCCACCTACCTCGCCCCGGCCGAGGCGGCGCAGGCGCTCTTCACCGCCCTCATCGCAGGGATCGAATACAACGACGACGCCCGCCTCGCCCGCCCCTTGGGCAGCTTCGACAAGCCCCGCCCCACCCTCGCCGAGGCCTGGCGCTCGGGCCGCAGCCAGCGCAACCTCGCGCTCTCGCTGGCGGCGCTGGAGGAGTTCGCCGCCCTGCTGGCCGACGGCGCGGCACCCGAGACCCGAAAGCTCTTCGAAAGCACCCAGGCCTGGCTCGCGGGCCTCGACGAGCCCCGCCTTGCAGGCGTTTCCGAGCCCACCGCCCGCATGGGGATCGAGAGCCTCGCCTCCTACCTCTCCGCGCTGAAAGAGACCGCCGCCGCCGAGCTGGGCGCGCATCTCGACGTGGGCCAGGGCTTCAACGCGCTCGATGGCGACTGA
- a CDS encoding (2Fe-2S)-binding protein, with protein MIVCSCQHITDRDIHAAIDWMRASDPATMITPGRVYHALGKRADCGGCMPLFLSTMRANTNLAVPAELIGLRQRPQRKEHTA; from the coding sequence ATGATCGTCTGCTCCTGCCAGCACATCACCGACCGCGACATCCACGCCGCTATCGACTGGATGCGTGCCTCCGATCCTGCCACTATGATCACGCCGGGCCGTGTCTACCACGCGCTCGGCAAGCGTGCCGACTGCGGCGGCTGCATGCCGCTCTTCCTGTCGACCATGCGCGCCAACACCAACCTCGCCGTCCCCGCCGAACTGATCGGCCTCAGGCAGCGACCCCAGAGGAAAGAACACACCGCATGA
- a CDS encoding di-heme oxidoredictase family protein gives MPLRLASLLALLAAPLAAQTLTDDHLPVVPRTPEEAARIAAVTAPATEFSAPEAFEQNAGGAATVRRRGNADAFSQPSGNIDFARELDFKLGNGLFRKLWVSSPSSTLASDGLGPLYNARSCQRCHLKDGRGHPPVPGEDDGTTMFLRVSIPGTPEDGIEEIADYIATLPEPTYGGQMQDHSLPGIPAEYRLGITYEEIHVPLSGGETASLRAPTYTAENLGWGPLHPQAMLSPRVAPQMIGLGLIEAIPAADILANADENDANNDGISGRANIVWSLEFDKPMLGRFGLKAGMPTIKEQSAAAFAGDIGISSPLHPDGFGDCALAQAACQQAPHGDQDARGFEIGADGLDLVTFYSRNLAVPARAAVDDPQVLRGKAVFYETGCTACHTPKFVTHRLDGQPEQSFQLIWPYSDFLLHDMGEGLADHRPEARATGTEWRTAPLWGIGLTSQVSGHTLFLHDGRARSLLEAILWHGGEAQAQRDAVVEMAPADRAALITYLESL, from the coding sequence ATGCCCCTCCGCCTCGCCTCCCTCCTCGCCCTCCTCGCCGCGCCCCTCGCCGCCCAGACCCTCACCGACGACCATCTTCCCGTGGTGCCACGCACCCCCGAGGAAGCCGCCCGCATCGCCGCCGTCACTGCCCCCGCCACCGAGTTCTCCGCCCCCGAGGCCTTCGAGCAGAACGCCGGCGGCGCGGCCACCGTCCGGCGGCGCGGCAATGCCGATGCCTTCTCCCAGCCCTCCGGCAACATCGACTTCGCCCGCGAGCTCGACTTCAAGCTGGGCAACGGCCTGTTCCGCAAGCTCTGGGTCTCCTCGCCGTCCTCCACCCTCGCCTCCGACGGCCTCGGCCCGCTCTACAACGCCCGTTCCTGCCAGCGCTGCCACCTCAAGGACGGGCGCGGCCACCCGCCGGTGCCGGGCGAGGATGATGGCACCACCATGTTCCTGCGCGTCTCCATCCCCGGCACCCCCGAGGACGGGATCGAGGAGATCGCCGATTACATCGCCACCCTCCCCGAACCCACCTACGGCGGCCAGATGCAGGACCACTCGCTGCCCGGCATCCCCGCCGAGTACCGCCTCGGCATCACCTACGAGGAGATCCATGTGCCGCTTTCGGGCGGCGAAACGGCCAGCCTCCGCGCGCCCACCTACACAGCCGAAAACCTCGGCTGGGGCCCGCTCCACCCGCAGGCCATGCTCTCGCCCCGCGTCGCCCCCCAGATGATCGGCCTCGGCCTGATCGAGGCGATCCCGGCGGCCGATATCCTCGCAAACGCCGACGAAAACGATGCAAACAACGACGGCATCTCCGGCCGCGCCAACATCGTCTGGTCGCTCGAGTTCGACAAACCCATGCTCGGCCGCTTCGGCCTCAAGGCCGGGATGCCCACCATCAAGGAGCAATCCGCCGCCGCCTTCGCCGGCGACATCGGCATCTCCTCGCCGCTCCACCCCGACGGCTTCGGAGATTGCGCCCTCGCACAGGCCGCCTGCCAGCAGGCCCCTCACGGCGACCAGGACGCCCGCGGCTTCGAGATCGGCGCCGACGGGCTCGACCTCGTCACCTTCTACTCCCGCAACCTCGCCGTCCCGGCCCGTGCCGCCGTCGATGACCCGCAGGTGCTGCGCGGCAAGGCGGTGTTCTACGAAACCGGCTGCACCGCCTGCCACACCCCCAAGTTCGTCACCCACCGGCTCGACGGGCAGCCCGAGCAGAGCTTTCAGCTGATCTGGCCCTATTCCGACTTCCTGCTGCACGACATGGGCGAAGGTCTGGCCGATCACCGCCCCGAGGCCCGCGCCACCGGCACCGAATGGCGCACCGCGCCGCTCTGGGGCATCGGCCTGACAAGCCAGGTCTCCGGCCACACCCTCTTTCTCCACGATGGCCGCGCCCGCTCCCTGCTGGAGGCGATCCTCTGGCACGGCGGCGAGGCCCAAGCCCAGCGCGACGCCGTGGTGGAGATGGCCCCGGCAGACCGCGCCGCCCTGATAACCTATCTCGAAAGCCTGTAG
- a CDS encoding SulP family inorganic anion transporter has protein sequence MGDFRQGDEPMAARVKTELLSGLTVALALVPEAVAFAFVAHVHPLVGLYAAFMVGLITAVFGGRPGMISGATGALAVVMVSLVAQHGVEYLFATVILMGILQIGAGVFHLGRFIRLVPHAVMLGFVNGLAIVIFLAQLGQFKVPGGDGEWLTGLPLMLMLGLVALTMLIIWGLPKVTNVIPAPLAGIGIVAIVVIVFNIPVPRVGDMASIAGTLPPFHIPFGEGEGLYGTPLAPLNLETLYIIFPYALILAAIGLIESLLTLNLVNQMTDQRGGASRECVAQGMANTVTGFFGGMGGCAMIGQSMINVKSGGRTRLAAIAAALFLLSFILFASPLIEQIPLAALVGVMFMVVIGTFAWNTFRIMRVSTKFASFVTILVTVVTVLEDLAVAVVVGVIVSALHYAWQNAKRITARSHTTPEGAKVYEVVGPLFFGSADGFLELFDPKGDPELVIVDFAESRVADQTALSAIEGVAKKYMDEGKELHLRHLSDDCRKLLSQTGLILEVSEDDPEYQVAANYPVQTGLFGEAH, from the coding sequence ATGGGCGATTTCCGGCAGGGCGACGAACCGATGGCCGCGCGGGTCAAAACCGAGCTGCTCTCGGGGCTGACGGTGGCGCTGGCGCTGGTGCCCGAGGCGGTGGCCTTTGCCTTTGTGGCCCATGTGCACCCGCTGGTGGGCCTTTACGCGGCCTTCATGGTGGGGCTCATTACCGCGGTCTTCGGCGGGCGGCCCGGGATGATCTCGGGCGCGACGGGCGCGCTGGCGGTGGTGATGGTGAGCCTGGTGGCGCAACACGGGGTCGAATATCTTTTCGCCACGGTGATCCTCATGGGGATCCTGCAGATCGGGGCAGGGGTGTTTCACCTCGGGAGGTTCATCCGGCTGGTGCCCCATGCGGTGATGCTGGGCTTCGTCAACGGGCTGGCGATCGTGATCTTTTTGGCCCAGCTGGGGCAGTTCAAGGTGCCGGGCGGCGATGGCGAGTGGCTGACCGGCCTGCCGCTGATGCTGATGCTGGGCCTCGTGGCGCTGACGATGCTGATCATCTGGGGCCTGCCGAAGGTGACCAACGTGATCCCGGCGCCGCTGGCGGGCATCGGGATCGTGGCGATCGTGGTGATCGTCTTCAACATCCCCGTGCCGCGGGTGGGCGACATGGCCTCGATCGCGGGCACGCTGCCGCCGTTCCACATCCCGTTCGGCGAGGGCGAGGGGCTTTATGGCACGCCTTTGGCGCCGCTGAACCTGGAAACGCTCTACATCATCTTTCCCTATGCGCTGATCCTCGCGGCCATCGGGCTGATCGAGAGCCTGCTGACGCTGAACCTCGTCAACCAGATGACCGACCAGCGTGGCGGGGCCTCCAGGGAGTGCGTGGCGCAGGGCATGGCCAACACGGTCACCGGCTTCTTCGGCGGCATGGGCGGCTGCGCGATGATCGGGCAGTCGATGATCAACGTGAAGTCCGGCGGGCGGACCCGGCTGGCGGCGATTGCGGCGGCGCTCTTTCTGCTGTCGTTCATCCTTTTCGCCAGCCCGCTGATCGAGCAGATCCCGCTGGCGGCGCTGGTGGGGGTGATGTTCATGGTCGTCATCGGCACCTTCGCCTGGAACACCTTCCGGATCATGCGGGTGAGCACCAAGTTCGCCAGTTTCGTCACCATCCTCGTCACCGTGGTGACGGTGCTGGAAGACCTCGCGGTGGCGGTTGTCGTTGGCGTGATCGTTTCGGCGCTGCACTACGCCTGGCAGAACGCCAAGCGGATCACCGCGCGGAGCCACACCACACCGGAGGGCGCGAAGGTGTATGAGGTGGTGGGGCCGCTGTTCTTTGGCTCGGCGGACGGGTTTCTCGAGCTGTTCGATCCCAAGGGAGACCCGGAGCTGGTGATCGTGGACTTTGCGGAGAGCCGGGTGGCCGACCAGACGGCGCTGTCGGCGATCGAGGGCGTGGCGAAGAAGTACATGGACGAGGGCAAGGAGCTGCACCTGCGGCACCTCAGCGATGACTGCCGGAAGCTGCTGAGCCAGACCGGGCTGATCCTGGAAGTCAGCGAGGACGACCCGGAGTATCAGGTTGCCGCCAACTATCCGGTGCAGACGGGGCTCTTCGGCGAGGCGCATTGA
- a CDS encoding imelysin family protein, with the protein MISKLKATLLATATLAPLPALAGPAEVLATYADIAQAGYEDSLATAQTLRSAVEALIADPSDVTLEAARHAWLAARVPYQQTEVFRFGNAVVDDWEGKVNAWPLDEGLIDYVDAGGATDENPLAGLNVVANPTLTISGEEIDASEITPALLSDTLHEADEIEANVATGYHAIEFLLWGQDLNGTEHGAGNRPFTDYASGEACTGGNCDRRAAYLKAATDLLISDLEFMAAQWAEGGEGRAAVTADETAGLTAILTGMGSLSYGEQAGERMKLGVMLHDPEEEHDCFSDNTHNSHYYDGLGIQNVYLGEYQRVDGSVVSGESLASLVAAADPSLDAELTAALAHTMRELGQIKTAAEAGYSYDQMLAAGNAEGEALVMGAVDALVAQTRSIERAVTALGLDGIAVEGSDSLDQPDAVFQ; encoded by the coding sequence ATGATTTCCAAGCTCAAAGCCACGCTCCTCGCCACGGCCACCCTGGCGCCCCTCCCGGCGCTCGCCGGCCCCGCCGAGGTGCTCGCCACCTACGCCGACATCGCCCAGGCCGGCTACGAGGACAGCCTCGCCACCGCGCAAACCCTGCGCTCCGCCGTCGAGGCGCTCATCGCCGATCCGTCGGACGTGACCCTGGAAGCCGCCAGGCACGCCTGGCTCGCCGCGCGCGTGCCCTACCAGCAAACCGAGGTCTTCCGCTTCGGCAACGCCGTGGTCGACGACTGGGAAGGCAAGGTCAACGCCTGGCCGCTGGATGAAGGCCTGATCGACTACGTCGATGCCGGCGGCGCGACGGATGAAAACCCGCTGGCAGGCCTCAACGTGGTCGCAAACCCCACCCTCACCATCTCCGGCGAGGAGATCGACGCGAGCGAGATCACCCCGGCGCTCCTCTCCGACACCCTCCACGAGGCCGACGAGATCGAGGCCAACGTGGCCACCGGCTACCACGCCATCGAGTTCCTGCTCTGGGGGCAAGACCTCAACGGCACCGAGCATGGCGCGGGCAACCGTCCCTTCACCGATTACGCCAGCGGCGAGGCCTGCACCGGCGGCAACTGCGACCGCCGCGCCGCCTACCTCAAGGCCGCGACCGACCTGCTGATCTCCGACCTTGAGTTCATGGCCGCGCAATGGGCCGAGGGCGGCGAAGGCCGCGCCGCCGTGACGGCGGACGAGACGGCGGGCCTCACAGCCATTCTCACCGGCATGGGCTCGCTCTCCTACGGCGAGCAGGCCGGCGAGCGGATGAAGCTCGGCGTCATGCTGCACGATCCCGAAGAGGAGCACGACTGCTTCTCCGACAACACCCACAACTCGCATTACTACGACGGCCTGGGCATCCAGAACGTCTACCTGGGCGAGTACCAGCGGGTCGACGGATCGGTGGTCTCGGGCGAGAGCCTGGCCTCCCTCGTGGCCGCCGCCGATCCGTCGCTTGACGCAGAGCTGACCGCCGCGCTGGCCCATACCATGCGCGAGCTGGGCCAGATCAAGACCGCCGCCGAGGCGGGCTACAGCTACGACCAGATGCTCGCCGCCGGCAACGCCGAGGGCGAGGCCCTGGTGATGGGCGCGGTCGATGCGCTCGTCGCCCAGACCCGCTCCATCGAGCGCGCCGTCACCGCGCTGGGGCTCGACGGCATCGCCGTGGAAGGCTCCGACAGCCTCGATCAGCCCGACGCCGTCTTCCAGTAA
- the bfr gene encoding bacterioferritin: MKGDAKVIEYLNAALRSELTAVNQYWLHYRMQDDMGLPGLAAKSREESIEEMHHADKLITRILFLEGHPNLQKLDPLRIGETPREMLEADLAAEHEARTLYKEARDHCESVGDYVSKNLFEELMADEEGHIDFLETQLDLHDRVGEQNYAQLNAGPAKDAE; encoded by the coding sequence ATGAAAGGCGACGCAAAGGTCATCGAGTACCTGAACGCAGCACTCCGTTCCGAACTGACAGCGGTCAACCAATACTGGCTCCACTACCGGATGCAGGATGACATGGGCCTGCCCGGCCTCGCCGCCAAGTCGCGCGAAGAGAGCATCGAGGAGATGCACCACGCCGACAAGCTGATCACCCGCATCCTCTTTCTCGAGGGCCACCCCAACCTGCAAAAGCTCGACCCGCTGCGCATCGGCGAGACCCCCCGCGAGATGCTCGAGGCCGATCTGGCCGCCGAGCACGAGGCCCGCACGCTCTACAAGGAGGCCCGCGACCACTGCGAGAGCGTCGGCGATTACGTGTCGAAGAACCTCTTCGAGGAGCTGATGGCCGACGAGGAAGGCCACATCGACTTCCTCGAAACCCAGCTCGACCTGCACGACCGCGTCGGCGAGCAGAACTACGCCCAGCTCAACGCCGGCCCGGCCAAGGACGCCGAGTAG